The nucleotide window AGAAGCCACATCTCCAGTAATGCACGTACCCTTGCCTATTAGATTAATTCCTTGAGAGTCAGTATTGTTGTTTGCTTTTGCCATTGTGTTTGCTTTTTTGAACAGCATCAAATATACTAAGAAACTGATTAAATACTATTTATTTGTTTCAATCTTGAATTCAAAGCGCAAAATCTTAAGACGATGTAAGTCAATTGGTTGTTAATCAATTTTTTAGGCTGATTCGATTTCCCGGTGAAATATGAAAAACGTTTAATTATGGTTTAATCAAGAAGAACCAGTGCCTCAAAAAGCTAACTGTTAAAATGATAAAGGAAAGTGATTGAGCCATCGAAGGCTGGTTTTTTGCTTCCTTCAATTTCCATTTGAACTCGAAGTTTTATCCGGCTAATACCACGTAAGTTGGTACATTCTTTTAACCAAACGTGGGTGCGAACGTTGTTGTTTACCAAAACCGGTGCTCCAAATTTAAATTGGTCGATTCCGTAGTTGACAAGCATTTTGAAGTTGCGGACATCTACAACTTGTTCCCACATTAATGGCAACAGCGAGATTGTTAAATATCCATGTGCTATAGTGCTTCCAAAGGCACCTTCTTTTTTGGCTCGCTCAGGGTCAGTGTGGATCCATTGGTGATCCAATGTAGCATCAGCAAACTTGTTTATCTGATCTTGTGTAATTGTATGGTAGTCGGAAACTCCCAATTTTTTACCAAGATATTGCTCAAATTCTTGATGACTTTGAATTAGCAATCGGCTCATGAGATCATATCTTTTGGTTATTGAATATAGATATTATTTATTCGTGTCGTATGCCCATTTTAGGTACATGGATCCCCATGTAAAACCTGCTCCAAAAGCAGCCAAAATAACATTGTCTCCTTTTTTCAGTTGATTTTCGTAATCGTAGAGGCAAAGCGGAATTGTGGCTGCCGTAGTGTTTCCGTAATTTTCAATATTGATCATTACTTGCTCACGGCTTATTTTCATGCGCCGAGCAACAGCGTCAATGATCCGCATATTTGCTTGATGAGGAACAAGCCATGCTAATTTTTCCGGGGTGATGTCATGTTTGTTCATAATTTCAACTGCCACATCAGCCATTCGCGATACTGCGGATTTAAAAACCGTTTGTCCGTCTTGATGCACATATTGCAACCGTTGCTCTAACGTTTCGGGGGTAGTTGGTATTTTTGATCCGCCAGCCTTAATGTGTAAGTAATGACGACCTTTGCCATCAGTATGATTCAAGTGGTCAATAATTCCAACATCTTCAGTGGTTGGTTCAAGCAATACGGCTGAGGCTCCATCACCAAATAACGGGCAAGTAGACCTGTCTGTATAGTCTGTAATGGCCGACATCATATCAGCTCCAACAACAATCACCTTTTTATACTGTCCGCTTTCAATAAATTTTGCTGCAGTTGTAAGGGCGAAAACAAATCCGGAGCATGCAGCACTAATATCATAACTCCAGGCATTTGTTAATCTGGCTTTTCGACTGATAATGTTTGCTGTTGCCGGAAATGGCCGATCAGGAGTAATTGTAGCACAAATTAGCAGCTCAATTTCATCGGGTCTGGTGTTTGTTTTCTCTAGCAGTTGTTTTACTGCCTCGGTTCCCATATCGGAGGTGGCTTTACCTTTCTCTTTTAGGATGCGTCTTTCTTTAATTCCGATGCGTTGCATGATCCATTCATCGGTGGTGTCAACCATAGTGCTTATCTCTTCATTGGTCAGCCTATAACTTGGCAAATAGGCTCCAATGCCTGTAATTGCAGCACGTGTCTCTTGCATAATCTATACATTAATCAATCAATTAGCTTGTAAATTAAAATCACAAAAAGCGATTGCTAATTGAGTAACAAAATTTGTTTAAAAAAGATGGCGAAAGATAGGGTGAAAAATTCGAACAGCAAAGAAAATTGAGCAAAACAATTACCGTAAGTCGTTTTAAAACAATCAATTAAAATGTTCGAAAAGTTTATTTGGAGGGTAAAAAAAGATCAGAAGAATAATCTTCTGATCATATGATGAGGGTCTTAAACGATTACGTCTTTTTCGATTGCTAGCTTGCCTCTGTAGTAACCACATTCTCCACAAACAGTATGGTATTTTACAGTAGCGCCACAATTAGAACACGTAGAAAGTGTTGAAGGCGTTGCTTTGTAGTGTGTTCTTCTCTTATCCCTTCTGGATTTTGATGTTTTGTGTTTTGGATGTGCCATTTTTTAAAGTCTTTATTTGTTATCTAATAATTTTTTTAACTCGTCCCATCTCGAGTCTGTTGGTTTTTCTTCTTCAACCTTAACAGACATCTGGGCTAATTTTTTCAACATCTCCGGATTACAAAGGCTGTTGCCATTTTCATCATCCGAATGAACATGCTTTATTGGAATGGACAAGATGATGAAGTCATAAATGAGCTTGGCGACATTGATGTGTGATTCGTCTGGAGGAATCCAGACAACATCGTCGCCTTCTTCATATTTTTCTTCACCATACTTAATGTAAACCGTGTTCTCACTTTCAATCGGCTGGTCAAACAAGTCAAGACAGCGATCACATTGTATTTTTACCGTTCCTTTAACATGAAACCAAAGAACAATTAATGAACTCTGTTTTTCCAACTTCAACACTACGCTTACGTCGCCATCCTCGGCGATTCCTCCGTCGAAATACTCAAAAAACTTTCGTTCTACCTGATAGTTGAAACTATGCTCTCCCGTTCCAAGTCCTTTGAGTGCAATGTTATATGCTTTTAAATTTGCCATTGCTTGGGAAAAAGTGTTGCAAAAGTATAAAAAATAAACAAACAGTGAAAATTATCTGATTTTTTTAATATCGAAAACCTGCTTTTCTGCAAAAATCTTTCCGTCAGTAGATTATTGAATTTTTCGATGTTGAAAAGTCAACTCGTTGGGAGGACAATCCGGAAAGTTGTACCCTTCCCAATTTCAGAATGTTTAATGAAAATTTTTCCTTTGTGATAGTTCTCGATGATCCGCTTTGCCAGTGAAAGCCCAAGTCCCCATCCTCGTTTTTTTAGTTGTGTAACCAGGCTCGAATATCGTTTTAAATTGCGATTTTGAAATCCCTTTTCCATTATCCGAAATATCTAAAACCAAGTTCGAATTTTTCTTAGTAAGATGAAGACTTATAACGCCATCTGAATCAATGGCATCAATGGCATTTTTGCACAAATTTTCGATTACCCAACTGAACAAAGCTGCATTGTGCGGAACATCGTAGTATGTATTTTCATCCATGTCGAGGATAAACTTTACTTTTTGGGAACACCTGTTTTCAAGATAACTCACCGAAGAATTTAGTACCTTTTTGAGGTCGTCGGTCAATAATTCCGGTCTTGAGCCAATTTTTGAGAAACGCTCAGTAATTTTCTCCAAGCGCGAAACATCTTTTTCGATTTCAGAAATAGTTGTCTCGTCAATTTCTTTCATTTTCAGAATTTCGATCCACGCCATTAACGATGAGATGGGCGTGCCCAGCTGGTGGGCTGTTTCTTTCGACATGCCCACCCAAACCTGGTTTTGCTCGGCTTTTCGTGAAGAGCTGAACGCAAAGTACGAAACGGTTATGAAGAGCATAATTACACCAAACTGTGCTAATGGAAAATAACGTAAATTCTGTAATAGGTTTGAATCGCGATAATAGAGGTATTGAACTGTATTTTCAGAAAGGACAATTTCAATGGGGTCTTTTTGACCTTTCATCTTCTGCAATTCATGTTGCAGGACTACATTTTTTCGTTTCTCGTTGTATCTAATATTTCTGTCTCCCAGAATATCATCATCGGCTGAGGTCCAAATAATAGGAATGGACGTGTTGTTTTCAATGATTCCTTGAAGTAAGGTAAGGTCTTGATTTGCTCCACGCTCAGTATCAACTAATCGCGTCATCGCTTCGGCCCATAATTCAACACTTTTGCGCTCCTGAAC belongs to uncultured Sunxiuqinia sp. and includes:
- a CDS encoding MaoC family dehydratase, whose amino-acid sequence is MSRLLIQSHQEFEQYLGKKLGVSDYHTITQDQINKFADATLDHQWIHTDPERAKKEGAFGSTIAHGYLTISLLPLMWEQVVDVRNFKMLVNYGIDQFKFGAPVLVNNNVRTHVWLKECTNLRGISRIKLRVQMEIEGSKKPAFDGSITFLYHFNS
- a CDS encoding beta-ketoacyl-ACP synthase III, which gives rise to MQETRAAITGIGAYLPSYRLTNEEISTMVDTTDEWIMQRIGIKERRILKEKGKATSDMGTEAVKQLLEKTNTRPDEIELLICATITPDRPFPATANIISRKARLTNAWSYDISAACSGFVFALTTAAKFIESGQYKKVIVVGADMMSAITDYTDRSTCPLFGDGASAVLLEPTTEDVGIIDHLNHTDGKGRHYLHIKAGGSKIPTTPETLEQRLQYVHQDGQTVFKSAVSRMADVAVEIMNKHDITPEKLAWLVPHQANMRIIDAVARRMKISREQVMINIENYGNTTAATIPLCLYDYENQLKKGDNVILAAFGAGFTWGSMYLKWAYDTNK
- the rpmF gene encoding 50S ribosomal protein L32, with the translated sequence MAHPKHKTSKSRRDKRRTHYKATPSTLSTCSNCGATVKYHTVCGECGYYRGKLAIEKDVIV
- a CDS encoding DUF177 domain-containing protein; its protein translation is MANLKAYNIALKGLGTGEHSFNYQVERKFFEYFDGGIAEDGDVSVVLKLEKQSSLIVLWFHVKGTVKIQCDRCLDLFDQPIESENTVYIKYGEEKYEEGDDVVWIPPDESHINVAKLIYDFIILSIPIKHVHSDDENGNSLCNPEMLKKLAQMSVKVEEEKPTDSRWDELKKLLDNK
- a CDS encoding HAMP domain-containing sensor histidine kinase, giving the protein MELYFKKRRWKILLLLAAVLIGAGSLIYTNWLVNQMSVQERKSVELWAEAMTRLVDTERGANQDLTLLQGIIENNTSIPIIWTSADDDILGDRNIRYNEKRKNVVLQHELQKMKGQKDPIEIVLSENTVQYLYYRDSNLLQNLRYFPLAQFGVIMLFITVSYFAFSSSRKAEQNQVWVGMSKETAHQLGTPISSLMAWIEILKMKEIDETTISEIEKDVSRLEKITERFSKIGSRPELLTDDLKKVLNSSVSYLENRCSQKVKFILDMDENTYYDVPHNAALFSWVIENLCKNAIDAIDSDGVISLHLTKKNSNLVLDISDNGKGISKSQFKTIFEPGYTTKKTRMGTWAFTGKADHRELSQRKNFH